A region of Flocculibacter collagenilyticus DNA encodes the following proteins:
- the hemB gene encoding porphobilinogen synthase codes for MRRMRRDDFSRRLMAEHTLTVNDLIYPMFVIEGKNRTESIPSMPGINRYSIDLLIKEAEELVALGIPMVALFPVISQDLKTEMAEESYNPDGLAQKAVKALKSAFPDLGVMTDVALDPFTIHGQDGIIDDNGYVMNDETIDVLIKQAVSHAAAGADVVAPSDMMDGRIGAIRDELEAQGHIHTRIMAYSAKYASNYYGPFRDAVGSASNLKGGNKANYQMDPANSNEALREIALDLEEGADMVMVKPGMPYLDIVRRVKDEFGAPTFAYQVSGEYAMHMAAIENGWLAEKPCIMEGLLAFKRAGADGILTYFAKRVAQWLKEDNQA; via the coding sequence ATGCGTCGTATGCGTCGAGATGACTTTAGCCGCCGTTTAATGGCAGAACACACGCTAACAGTTAACGACCTTATCTATCCAATGTTTGTGATTGAAGGCAAAAATAGAACCGAGTCAATTCCTTCAATGCCTGGAATTAATCGCTATTCCATTGATTTACTGATTAAAGAAGCAGAAGAGTTAGTTGCGTTGGGCATTCCCATGGTGGCGTTGTTTCCAGTTATCTCGCAAGACTTAAAAACCGAAATGGCTGAAGAGTCATACAACCCTGATGGCTTAGCTCAAAAAGCGGTTAAAGCGCTAAAATCCGCCTTTCCAGATTTAGGTGTGATGACCGATGTCGCGCTAGATCCATTCACTATTCATGGTCAAGACGGCATCATAGATGATAATGGCTATGTGATGAACGATGAAACCATTGATGTGTTAATCAAACAAGCTGTGAGCCATGCTGCAGCAGGTGCCGACGTAGTTGCGCCGTCAGATATGATGGATGGACGAATTGGCGCAATTCGTGACGAATTAGAAGCACAAGGCCATATTCATACGCGCATTATGGCCTACTCCGCTAAATATGCCTCCAACTACTACGGGCCATTTCGTGATGCCGTTGGCTCAGCAAGTAATTTGAAGGGTGGTAATAAAGCGAATTATCAAATGGATCCCGCCAATAGTAATGAAGCACTGCGTGAAATTGCACTCGATCTTGAAGAAGGTGCTGACATGGTTATGGTTAAGCCAGGGATGCCATACCTAGACATCGTTCGCCGCGTGAAAGACGAATTTGGCGCACCAACATTTGCTTACCAAGTAAGTGGTGAGTACGCAATGCACATGGCAGCAATTGAAAACGGTTGGTTAGCAGAAAAGCCCTGTATTATGGAAGGCTTGCTAGCCTTTAAGCGAGCGGGCGCAGATGGCATTTTAACGTATTTTGCTAAACGCGTTGCGCAATGGTTAAAAGAAGACAACCAAGCGTAA
- a CDS encoding GGDEF domain-containing protein has protein sequence MTSYVAINSVSTSFTTDATLFGFEPYLFIGFISALVLMTVTQHLRTPSNNTSHLLTISLSALSAATLLLPSLSSIQLPYLDNIKGILFALCIVTIVCTAWYFRHALQPELYDIQLSYSTNVSLFVWAILAFSLVLWPTASMLTIALCGLIISACIMLFISYRLVQIGHQIAHYFYGIWFLTLVFAVVALAMQLQHVQLGIMTHLVYVYLAILNFSCIAIQYMVQQTQQETHQRTHRELEEQLQQQNFELQETLRELESKNQILEEKNTLDALTGIKNRRYFDQKIMQEYRRCRREQTQLSVVMLDIDHFKRINDNFGHLAGDEVIKQVANIAKATLKRPSDDVCRYGGEEFCLILPSTELEGAWQVAEEIRKNIESLEILTNSGNISVTISCGVASSKLDAESEVMLLIDNADHALYQSKQQGRNQTTLFQKSALSQQSLR, from the coding sequence ATGACCTCTTACGTAGCCATTAATTCAGTCTCGACTTCTTTTACGACAGATGCGACTTTGTTTGGCTTCGAACCGTATTTATTTATCGGCTTTATTTCAGCACTGGTGTTAATGACCGTCACGCAGCACTTGCGTACACCGTCCAACAACACCTCGCACCTTCTTACCATTTCGTTAAGTGCATTGTCGGCCGCTACCTTACTGCTACCGTCATTAAGCTCGATTCAACTACCCTATTTAGATAATATCAAAGGCATTTTATTTGCGCTGTGTATTGTAACTATCGTTTGCACAGCATGGTATTTTCGGCACGCTTTACAGCCCGAGCTATACGATATCCAGCTGTCATACAGTACTAATGTGTCGTTATTTGTGTGGGCTATTTTAGCCTTTAGTTTGGTGCTTTGGCCCACCGCCAGCATGCTAACCATAGCGCTATGTGGCCTTATTATCAGCGCATGTATTATGCTGTTTATTAGCTATCGACTGGTACAAATTGGCCATCAGATTGCACATTATTTTTATGGTATCTGGTTTTTGACGTTAGTTTTCGCTGTTGTTGCACTCGCTATGCAGCTCCAGCACGTTCAGCTTGGCATTATGACGCATCTGGTTTATGTATATTTAGCCATACTTAACTTTAGCTGTATTGCGATTCAGTACATGGTACAGCAAACGCAACAAGAAACGCACCAGCGTACACATCGTGAGCTGGAAGAACAGTTACAGCAGCAGAACTTTGAGCTGCAAGAAACACTTCGCGAGCTAGAATCCAAGAACCAAATTTTAGAAGAAAAAAATACTTTAGACGCACTCACAGGTATCAAAAACCGTCGCTATTTTGATCAAAAGATAATGCAGGAATATCGTCGCTGTCGTCGCGAACAAACTCAACTTTCCGTGGTCATGTTAGATATTGATCACTTTAAACGCATTAACGACAACTTTGGACATTTAGCGGGCGACGAAGTGATTAAACAAGTGGCGAACATCGCAAAAGCCACATTAAAAAGGCCGAGTGACGATGTGTGTCGCTATGGCGGCGAAGAGTTCTGTCTTATTTTACCTAGCACTGAACTTGAAGGTGCATGGCAAGTCGCTGAAGAAATTAGAAAAAATATAGAAAGCCTTGAAATATTAACCAACTCAGGAAATATTTCAGTTACTATTAGTTGCGGTGTCGCCAGCAGTAAACTTGATGCTGAATCAGAAGTGATGCTATTAATTGATAATGCTGACCACGCACTATACCAGTCTAAACAACAAGGGCGTAATCAAACAACGCTCTTCCAAAAAAGTGCGCTGTCACAACAGTCATTACGCTAA
- a CDS encoding TatD family hydrolase has translation MLIDVGVNLTSGQFDKDRQDVINRAFQQRVSAMIITATDIEECENALAMAQQMPDYLACTAGVHPHYAKDVDADYLAKLKQYLTQPNVVAVGECGLDFNRDFSPRPQQEQVFIEQIILAGEQCMPLFMHERDAHQRFLALYREHAVANQQGVVHCFTGTVDEARNYLDMGLYLGITGWLCDERRGQDLREALKYIPLERLLLETDAPYLLPRDLTPKPKSRRNEPAYLMHVARAVASLKNIALEEVLQYAWQNNIKLFNLTNTALAEVQSEPTTFTQNFTEIINSEHSSTS, from the coding sequence ATGTTAATCGATGTTGGTGTTAATCTTACCAGTGGTCAATTTGATAAAGATCGACAAGACGTAATCAACCGCGCTTTTCAGCAACGGGTCAGCGCGATGATTATCACTGCAACCGATATTGAAGAATGTGAAAACGCATTAGCCATGGCCCAGCAAATGCCTGATTACCTAGCCTGTACTGCAGGTGTGCACCCGCATTACGCAAAAGATGTAGATGCTGATTATCTGGCCAAATTAAAACAATATTTAACGCAACCTAATGTTGTAGCTGTTGGTGAGTGTGGGCTCGATTTTAATCGTGACTTCTCACCACGTCCCCAACAAGAACAGGTATTTATCGAGCAAATCATATTGGCAGGCGAACAATGCATGCCACTGTTTATGCACGAACGCGATGCACATCAACGCTTTTTAGCATTATATCGTGAACACGCCGTAGCTAATCAACAAGGTGTGGTTCACTGCTTTACTGGTACTGTAGACGAAGCACGTAATTATTTAGATATGGGATTGTACTTAGGGATCACAGGATGGTTATGCGACGAGCGACGAGGCCAAGATTTACGTGAAGCACTCAAATATATCCCGCTTGAACGCTTACTATTAGAAACAGATGCACCCTATTTATTACCACGCGATCTAACGCCTAAACCTAAATCACGTCGTAACGAGCCTGCGTATTTAATGCATGTGGCACGTGCCGTAGCAAGCTTAAAAAACATCGCGCTCGAAGAAGTATTACAATACGCTTGGCAAAACAATATCAAATTGTTTAACTTAACCAATACAGCATTGGCAGAGGTGCAATCCGAGCCAACAACATTCACCCAAAACTTTACAGAAATAATTAATAGCGAGCACAGCTCAACATCATGA
- the tatC gene encoding twin-arginine translocase subunit TatC → MSNATPTTSFVAHLLEMRNRLLKTVLCVLVIFASLAYFANDIYHWLATPLIDALPSGTSMIATDVAAPFFVPFKLTFIVAIFLSIPFILHQIWGFIAPGLYRHEKIFAIPLLVSSILLFYGGIAFAYYVVFPLALNFFTSVAPADITIATDISSYLDFALKLFFAFGIAFEIPVAIMLICWAGLTTPAALRAKRPYIIVGAFVIGMLLTPPDVISQTLLAVPMWLLFELGVFFATFYKKKPSPSIAAESAAEHDNNEQSETESHTETGSHSNK, encoded by the coding sequence ATGAGTAATGCGACCCCAACCACGAGCTTTGTTGCTCATTTGCTTGAAATGCGAAACCGATTACTTAAAACGGTTTTATGTGTGTTAGTGATTTTTGCAAGCTTAGCGTATTTTGCTAACGATATTTATCATTGGTTAGCCACACCGTTGATTGATGCATTACCCAGTGGCACCAGCATGATTGCTACCGATGTTGCAGCGCCCTTTTTTGTGCCATTTAAGCTCACCTTCATCGTGGCTATCTTTTTATCTATTCCGTTTATTTTGCATCAAATATGGGGATTTATTGCCCCTGGTCTATACCGTCACGAAAAAATCTTTGCTATCCCTCTACTAGTTTCCAGTATCTTGCTATTTTATGGCGGCATTGCCTTCGCGTACTATGTGGTTTTTCCACTCGCATTAAACTTTTTTACTAGCGTTGCTCCCGCAGATATCACTATTGCGACTGACATCTCGAGTTATTTAGATTTTGCCTTAAAGCTATTTTTTGCGTTTGGCATCGCCTTTGAAATCCCTGTCGCCATTATGTTAATTTGCTGGGCAGGCTTAACCACACCTGCCGCGTTAAGAGCAAAAAGGCCATACATCATTGTAGGAGCTTTTGTAATAGGCATGTTATTAACTCCGCCCGATGTTATTTCTCAAACATTGTTGGCGGTGCCAATGTGGCTGCTATTCGAGTTAGGCGTATTTTTCGCCACGTTTTATAAGAAAAAACCGTCACCGTCGATTGCTGCTGAGTCTGCAGCAGAACATGACAACAACGAACAATCAGAAACAGAGTCACATACCGAGACAGGGTCACACTCTAATAAATAG
- the tatB gene encoding Sec-independent protein translocase protein TatB encodes MGFWELVVISVVALLVLGPDKLPTAIRSVTKFVRSVKQMSQSIKAEVSEELRIHELHENLRKAESQGLDNISPALQKSVDELKAAASAVQQPYRKDDAPQSTPQNEINQTSTPTISSSSTDSAKKNNE; translated from the coding sequence ATGGGATTTTGGGAGCTAGTTGTTATTTCGGTAGTCGCCTTACTCGTATTAGGTCCTGACAAGCTGCCCACCGCTATTCGCAGCGTGACCAAGTTTGTGCGCTCGGTGAAGCAAATGAGCCAATCAATCAAGGCTGAAGTCAGTGAAGAGCTGCGCATTCATGAGTTGCACGAAAATTTACGTAAGGCAGAGTCGCAAGGTTTAGACAATATTTCCCCAGCGTTACAAAAGTCAGTTGATGAATTAAAAGCGGCGGCAAGCGCTGTACAACAACCATACCGCAAAGACGATGCACCGCAATCCACTCCACAAAATGAGATCAACCAAACATCAACCCCCACAATAAGCTCAAGCTCGACTGATAGTGCCAAGAAAAACAATGAGTAA
- the tatA gene encoding Sec-independent protein translocase subunit TatA, translating into MGFGGISIWQLLIVLAIIVLLFGTKKLRNIGGDLGSAVRGFKKAVSDDEQKADDKNATSTSTTHTQSTEQLEQLKTQDSADTTHSETNSTNPKQSDKV; encoded by the coding sequence ATGGGATTTGGCGGCATTAGTATTTGGCAGTTGCTGATTGTACTAGCAATTATCGTATTATTATTCGGTACTAAAAAATTACGTAATATTGGTGGCGACTTAGGTTCTGCGGTACGCGGCTTCAAAAAGGCAGTCTCTGACGATGAGCAAAAAGCTGACGATAAAAATGCGACCTCTACGTCGACTACACACACTCAATCAACTGAGCAGTTAGAGCAATTAAAAACTCAAGATTCTGCTGATACAACTCATTCAGAAACTAACTCAACCAATCCTAAACAGTCTGATAAGGTGTAG
- a CDS encoding M20/M25/M40 family metallo-hydrolase: MSLFLNSLMILFIFLITAQSAYANCKILSQHSLSGTINQTRLMADLHLLSDDWMQGRKTGTTGNKRAQQFLEYRFTQLGLRKFNHSYKQPFRYPSGFSSRAGTNLVAMLTGTQFADQYIVITAHYDHLGKQGNRIFNGADDNASGVAAMLALARYLTAHAPRHSIIFVATDAEEVGLYGAKAFVANPPVDQNKIVLNINLDMVAQGGKRKRLYIAGTRHNNALRTIIAPYLETSKICLKFGHDTKSRGARGDAVSTLLGKSNTIDWRNASDHAAFINAGIPYLYFGVDEHPYYHTEQDTAERIEPIFYTAVTEAILAITQRVDQQLSTSTP, from the coding sequence ATGTCGTTATTTCTCAATAGCTTGATGATATTGTTTATCTTTTTGATAACTGCACAATCTGCTTATGCAAATTGTAAAATTCTTTCTCAGCACAGTTTAAGCGGTACCATTAACCAAACCCGACTAATGGCGGACCTTCACCTTTTATCTGACGACTGGATGCAAGGCAGAAAAACCGGTACTACAGGTAATAAACGAGCCCAGCAATTTCTCGAGTACCGATTTACGCAGTTAGGATTACGTAAATTTAATCATAGTTATAAGCAACCGTTTCGGTATCCCTCTGGTTTTTCCAGTCGAGCGGGTACAAACTTGGTGGCAATGCTTACTGGCACTCAATTCGCTGATCAGTATATTGTGATTACCGCGCACTATGATCATCTAGGAAAGCAAGGAAATCGCATTTTTAATGGCGCTGATGACAATGCCTCTGGCGTGGCGGCTATGCTTGCCCTTGCTCGTTATTTGACGGCTCATGCCCCGCGACACTCGATAATATTTGTCGCGACCGATGCTGAAGAAGTCGGGTTATATGGCGCGAAAGCATTTGTGGCAAACCCACCTGTTGATCAGAACAAGATTGTACTTAATATTAATTTAGATATGGTTGCCCAAGGCGGTAAGCGTAAGCGTTTATACATTGCAGGTACACGGCATAATAACGCACTGCGCACGATCATTGCGCCATATCTTGAAACAAGCAAGATATGTTTAAAGTTTGGTCATGACACAAAATCAAGAGGCGCACGAGGCGACGCTGTTAGTACTTTATTGGGTAAATCAAACACGATTGATTGGCGAAACGCCAGTGATCATGCAGCCTTTATTAATGCAGGCATTCCCTATTTATACTTTGGTGTGGATGAACACCCGTACTACCATACCGAACAAGACACTGCTGAGCGCATCGAACCAATATTTTACACCGCAGTGACAGAAGCCATATTAGCCATTACACAACGGGTCGATCAGCAATTATCTACTAGCACGCCTTAA
- a CDS encoding nucleoside/nucleotide kinase family protein: protein MITVNNKPVDALTQPKVIAISGASGCGKTTIIKALAEKLCCPFLLFDDYTDKNSYPTDMKRWHDEGADCSVITTPMFCESIELLKQQHPDAHFVFIEEPFGRKRNAVAPLIDAVVLLDVPLALCLSRVLTRNIERAAKQQTWYETQQQVTHYLNRYQAYFHDIYANTVVQVREDCDYIYFNHDAVQETITAIIVWLHNYQ from the coding sequence ATGATCACTGTAAATAACAAACCAGTCGATGCGCTAACGCAACCAAAAGTGATTGCAATTAGCGGAGCCTCTGGTTGCGGCAAAACCACAATCATCAAAGCATTAGCTGAGAAGTTATGTTGCCCTTTTTTGTTGTTTGATGACTACACCGATAAAAATAGCTACCCAACAGACATGAAGCGCTGGCATGACGAAGGAGCTGACTGCTCTGTCATTACAACTCCCATGTTTTGTGAATCTATAGAGTTATTAAAACAGCAACACCCCGATGCCCATTTTGTGTTTATTGAAGAGCCTTTTGGACGTAAGCGTAATGCCGTAGCGCCATTGATAGACGCGGTTGTGCTGTTGGATGTGCCATTAGCTTTGTGTTTGAGCAGAGTATTAACGCGTAATATTGAACGCGCAGCCAAGCAGCAAACATGGTATGAAACGCAACAACAGGTTACGCACTACCTCAATCGATACCAAGCGTACTTTCACGATATTTACGCTAATACCGTTGTACAGGTACGTGAGGATTGTGATTATATTTACTTTAATCATGATGCCGTACAGGAAACTATTACGGCGATCATCGTTTGGCTACATAACTATCAATAA
- a CDS encoding tetratricopeptide repeat protein yields MGEVSRLASRLIANSAVFTTFNTLTHSDLTRTSRCRNHNALASTSLTIKVPLIATILLSMVLLSGCKSTFENKYIYESTPDALMADEQFPTAATIDIESEAEVFYLPPQAIELVQRSLLHVDHPLDRTRKLIKLIFNNTNLNLIYNNTANYTAAQTFKHQAANCLSLSIMTYSMAQAANLHVQFQEIKIPEFWTHVKGHTLLNGHININITGQDDGETVYSSIAGYELDFDPFSPKKRFPKADIDKTRVLAMFYNNKGADALIAQQHDIAYAYFKKAVTTDPNFSSAFTNLGLLYRRSDLNEKAETVYKHALSIKEANNTAWHNLAILYRKLDQHVEADEITQRLESIRLSNPFYHYTLGNEAISQQRYSDAIKHFKRAISMDKTEHEFYFGLAKVYYFLDDLDKSERYLKLAKHHSDTHVIATNYQSKLNHLRATQ; encoded by the coding sequence ATGGGTGAAGTTTCTCGATTAGCATCTCGATTAATTGCTAATAGTGCAGTATTTACAACATTCAACACGTTAACACATTCCGATTTAACGAGAACAAGTCGGTGCCGCAATCACAATGCTCTCGCTTCAACCTCGCTCACAATTAAAGTTCCTTTAATCGCCACTATCTTGCTCTCTATGGTGCTTTTAAGCGGTTGTAAGAGCACCTTTGAAAATAAGTATATTTATGAATCTACACCCGACGCACTGATGGCTGATGAACAATTTCCGACGGCAGCAACTATTGATATTGAGTCGGAAGCAGAAGTGTTTTATTTACCTCCACAAGCAATTGAGTTAGTACAGCGCTCATTATTGCATGTAGATCACCCATTAGACCGCACCCGTAAACTGATCAAGCTAATATTCAATAATACCAATCTAAATTTAATATATAACAACACCGCCAATTACACAGCGGCGCAAACCTTCAAGCATCAGGCTGCTAACTGCCTATCACTTTCCATTATGACCTACTCAATGGCACAAGCGGCTAATCTTCATGTGCAATTTCAAGAAATAAAAATTCCCGAATTTTGGACACATGTTAAAGGGCATACGCTATTAAATGGTCATATCAACATCAATATTACTGGACAAGATGATGGCGAAACCGTTTATTCTTCTATTGCAGGTTATGAGTTAGATTTCGACCCTTTCTCTCCTAAAAAACGCTTTCCTAAAGCAGATATCGATAAAACCCGAGTGCTTGCCATGTTTTACAATAACAAAGGCGCTGACGCCTTAATCGCGCAACAACACGACATCGCTTACGCTTATTTCAAAAAAGCCGTAACAACAGATCCTAATTTTAGTTCAGCGTTTACCAACTTAGGCTTACTGTATCGCCGCAGTGATTTAAATGAAAAAGCTGAAACGGTTTATAAACATGCACTGAGCATTAAAGAGGCAAACAACACAGCATGGCATAATTTAGCCATTTTATATCGCAAGTTGGATCAACATGTAGAAGCTGACGAAATTACTCAGCGCTTGGAAAGCATTCGACTTTCTAACCCGTTTTATCATTACACACTAGGTAATGAAGCAATCAGCCAGCAACGCTATTCTGATGCGATTAAACATTTTAAACGCGCGATTAGTATGGATAAAACCGAACACGAATTTTATTTTGGGCTAGCCAAAGTCTATTACTTTCTTGATGATCTGGATAAAAGTGAGCGTTATTTAAAACTGGCTAAGCACCATTCTGATACTCATGTTATCGCTACCAACTACCAGTCCAAGTTAAATCACTTAAGGGCAACACAGTAA
- a CDS encoding GNAT family N-acetyltransferase, whose protein sequence is MQKIIGHTARLTIRHFTEQDTAFVIQQLNQPSFIEHIGDKSVTDTETALRYLRKGPLHSYRTLGFGLNLVELKDTSTAIGMCGILKRPELTVPDLGYAFLPEYWGKGYAKEAAIAVIEHAKVQHQLHHVDAITSTNNHASIKLLEALGFTFTAQISLSQDEELVNQYSWLAT, encoded by the coding sequence ATGCAGAAGATCATTGGCCATACTGCTCGCCTCACTATTCGTCACTTTACCGAGCAAGATACCGCCTTTGTGATCCAGCAATTAAATCAGCCTTCGTTTATTGAACATATTGGTGATAAATCAGTCACTGACACTGAAACAGCGTTACGCTATTTACGTAAAGGACCTCTGCACAGTTACCGTACTTTGGGATTTGGTTTAAACCTTGTTGAATTAAAGGATACTAGTACCGCAATAGGCATGTGCGGTATATTAAAACGCCCTGAACTGACCGTGCCTGACTTAGGCTATGCGTTTTTACCAGAATACTGGGGCAAAGGCTATGCAAAAGAAGCTGCTATTGCAGTGATTGAGCATGCTAAAGTTCAACACCAACTCCATCACGTTGATGCTATCACCTCAACCAATAACCATGCCTCAATTAAGTTGTTGGAAGCCCTAGGCTTTACTTTTACAGCACAAATTTCGCTTAGCCAAGACGAAGAGTTAGTTAACCAATACAGTTGGTTAGCGACTTAG
- the ubiB gene encoding ubiquinone biosynthesis regulatory protein kinase UbiB, producing the protein MRITRLIKITKTFFQYGLDELIPPMWLPWYVTPLRTMIFWWRNKHPDKTRGQRIRLALQELGPVWVKFGQMLSTRRDLLPHDIANELNFLQDKVAPFDGKQAQQLIEHALEINDISQRFVEFDIKPLASASIAQVHTAHLIDHDGEHKDVVIKVIRPGIDRIINADVELMQVIAGFVARYMPDGKRLRPREVIEEYKKTIIDELDLLREAANAIQLRRNFENSDSLYVPFVYSDFCRHNVLVMERIYGIPVSDIAALKANNTNLEKLAERGVEVFFTQVFRDSFFHADMHPGNVFVSYENPQSPQYIGIDCGIVGTLNREDKRYLAENFIAFFNRDYRKVAELHVDSGWVPADTNLEDFEFAIRTVCEPIFNKPLAEISFGHVLVNLFNTARRFNMEVQPQLVLLQKTLLYIEGLGRQLYPQLDLWKTAKPFLENWMKEQIGPKAVYNNVKANLPFWGEKLPEIPDLIYDYLKAGKYAHQMQQLHMIKNQQETNRQHKLTRITILLGCAIIALAITFK; encoded by the coding sequence GTGCGTATTACTCGTCTGATTAAAATTACCAAAACATTCTTTCAATACGGCTTAGATGAGTTAATTCCACCGATGTGGCTGCCGTGGTACGTCACACCGCTGCGCACAATGATTTTTTGGTGGCGTAACAAGCACCCAGATAAAACACGGGGTCAACGCATTCGTTTAGCACTACAAGAGCTTGGGCCAGTATGGGTCAAGTTTGGTCAAATGTTGTCTACGCGACGAGATTTATTACCCCATGACATAGCGAATGAACTTAATTTTTTACAAGACAAAGTCGCTCCTTTTGACGGCAAGCAAGCGCAACAATTAATTGAGCATGCCCTTGAAATTAATGATATCAGTCAACGTTTCGTAGAATTTGATATTAAACCATTAGCTTCAGCGTCAATTGCTCAAGTTCATACCGCACACTTAATCGATCATGATGGCGAACATAAAGACGTGGTGATTAAAGTGATTCGCCCTGGCATAGATCGCATCATCAACGCCGATGTGGAACTGATGCAAGTTATTGCAGGATTTGTTGCACGTTATATGCCAGATGGCAAACGACTTAGGCCGCGTGAAGTCATCGAAGAGTATAAAAAAACCATTATTGATGAGTTAGACTTATTGCGCGAAGCAGCGAATGCGATTCAGCTCAGACGAAATTTCGAAAACTCCGACTCTTTGTATGTGCCTTTTGTTTATTCTGATTTTTGTCGTCATAATGTGTTGGTAATGGAACGGATCTACGGTATTCCTGTGTCAGACATTGCAGCATTAAAAGCCAACAATACCAATTTAGAAAAGCTGGCTGAACGTGGTGTAGAGGTCTTTTTCACACAAGTGTTTCGTGACTCATTTTTTCATGCTGATATGCACCCGGGTAACGTATTTGTGTCGTATGAAAACCCGCAGAGTCCGCAATATATAGGGATAGATTGTGGCATCGTTGGCACTTTGAACCGTGAGGATAAACGCTATTTAGCGGAAAACTTTATCGCATTTTTTAATCGCGATTACCGCAAAGTGGCAGAGCTTCACGTGGACTCAGGTTGGGTGCCCGCTGACACCAATTTAGAAGATTTTGAATTTGCTATCCGTACAGTGTGTGAGCCTATTTTCAACAAGCCACTAGCAGAAATATCATTTGGTCACGTATTAGTGAACCTATTCAATACTGCACGTCGTTTTAATATGGAAGTGCAACCGCAACTAGTGTTACTGCAAAAAACACTCTTGTATATTGAAGGATTAGGCCGACAACTCTATCCACAACTCGATTTATGGAAAACGGCAAAGCCGTTTCTAGAAAATTGGATGAAAGAGCAAATTGGCCCTAAGGCTGTTTATAACAATGTAAAAGCCAACTTACCATTTTGGGGCGAAAAACTGCCTGAGATCCCTGATTTAATTTATGACTACCTAAAAGCAGGCAAATATGCACATCAAATGCAGCAATTACATATGATAAAAAATCAGCAAGAAACCAACCGCCAACATAAATTAACTCGCATCACCATTTTGCTTGGCTGTGCCATTATTGCTTTAGCGATTACGTTTAAATAA
- a CDS encoding ubiquinone biosynthesis accessory factor UbiJ produces MNTNLLMQFGSGIIEATANKILLLDPSFEQRSQPLRGKRLVVKLAEIKRPICVIVSQGGICISNTDEAPDCEIITSIATLREMQDPSQITRLIKQEQLDINGDIHIAQGFSQLIKDTHIDWEEQLSQYVGDALAHKIARMIKHSHTAINNKLADSNQIATEALQDELQVAPHPIEVKQFNDGVTQIRKHTDALAVRLERLHASLNHLLSSSNQH; encoded by the coding sequence GTGAATACTAACTTACTGATGCAATTTGGTAGCGGCATTATTGAAGCAACCGCCAATAAAATTTTATTGTTAGACCCTAGTTTTGAACAACGTAGCCAGCCGTTACGCGGTAAGCGATTAGTGGTTAAACTTGCCGAAATTAAACGCCCCATTTGCGTGATTGTAAGCCAAGGCGGTATTTGCATTTCAAATACCGACGAAGCGCCTGATTGCGAGATTATTACATCAATTGCAACATTAAGAGAGATGCAAGATCCATCTCAAATTACCCGCCTAATCAAACAAGAACAACTCGATATCAATGGCGACATCCACATCGCACAAGGGTTTAGTCAATTAATTAAAGACACCCACATTGATTGGGAAGAGCAACTTTCTCAGTACGTGGGTGACGCGTTAGCACACAAAATTGCGCGCATGATTAAACATTCACACACTGCTATTAATAACAAGCTAGCTGACAGCAACCAGATCGCCACCGAAGCACTGCAAGACGAGCTGCAAGTTGCACCGCATCCAATTGAAGTAAAACAGTTTAACGACGGCGTTACTCAAATTAGAAAACACACCGACGCATTAGCTGTACGCCTAGAGCGTTTACATGCGTCCTTAAATCATTTGCTTTCTTCATCTAACCAGCACTAG